The Collibacillus ludicampi region GGGTGGATGGTGTTAGACGCTAGTAAATTTCTACGAAGCGATATTATTTTTGTGGGAATCATTTTAATGGGATTCATAGCAATGCTTATGGATGGCCTCATCAGATGGATCCAACGTTATAAGTTTCCATGGGTTGGGATCCAGGATTGACTTTAATCAATGGGGGTAAGTCAAATGCATACTTGGAGAAAGTTCAGATTATTTTTCATTACTTTACTTGCTTTTATTTTTACTTTTACTACAGCATGTTCGAATCAGAAAACGACATCTGACAGTAGCGCACGCTCTTCTTCAACGGATGCTATCCCGAAAGAAATTCGCATAGGTTATCAAGTATCACCAAGTGGGGAGCTTTTGGCTAAGGCACTAGGTCTCTTGGAAAAGAAATACCCGAATGTAAAAGTGAATTGGATTAAATTTGATTCAGGACGAGATGTAAATACCGCTATGGCGAGCGGCAGCATTGATTTTGGCAATGTCGGAACCCCTCCTGCCGCGATAGGAATCGCTAAAGGATTACCTTATCAGGTCTATTATGTACATGACATCATAGGTGAAAGCGAGGCATTAGTTGTTAAAAATAGTTCGGGAATTAAATCATTAGCAGATCTTAAGGGGAAGAAGATAGCAACAACGTTTAGCTCAACATCGCATTATAGTTTATTAGGCGCCCTAAAAACTGTAGGGATTGACCCCGACAAAGGGGATATAAAACTTCTTGATATGCAAGCACCAGATATCTTTGCTGCCTGGAAAAGAAATGATATCGACGGAGCATATATCTGGCAACCAACACAAGAGAAACTCGTAAATGATGGGGGACATGTCATAACCTCTTCTAAAGAATTGGCAGAAAAAGGGGTGGTTACAGCAGATTTAGGAATTGTTCATAAAGATTTTGTTAAAAAATATCCGGAATTCGTAAAGGAATATATTTCCGTTTTAAATGAAGCTGTTCATTATTATTACAATAACCCTGAACAGTCCGCTCAACTACTCTCCAAGGAGTTAGAGCTCTCTCCGGAGGATAGCTTAAAAACAATGAAACAAATCATATGGTTAGATGAATCGCAGCAGAAAAAATATTTATTACAGTCGGATAATAATGACGAATTGGGAAAAATTTTAAAGGATACAGGCGATTTTATGGTAAAACAAAAGGCAATACCATCAGCCCCGGATTTAGCTGTGTATCAAAATGCTTTACTGAGTAATGTCTATCATTGATCAGTAAAAATAGGTGGTGGTATTCATGTTGTCATCTGTAACTTCGCATACTGCGTCTGCAATCAGTTGCCCGGTTATTGAAGTGAGAAATCTAAATTTATATTACAAGAGTAAAAATAAACAAGTACATGCTTTAGATTCAATCAATCTCCAATTAAATCAGAATGATTTTTTATGCGTGTTGGGATCGTCAGGATGTGGCAAATCATCACTCTTACATGTACTGGCTGGGTTTCGCAAACCTACTACCGGTGAGGTGCTCATTGATGGAAAGAAGCATTTGAGACCGAATTCCGAAGTGGGAGTGGTATTTCAACATCACAACCTTTTTCCGTGGCTTTCAATCGAACAAAATGTTGCGTTCGGATTGAAAATGAAAGCCATTCCAAGAGTGGAACGAAAGAAGCTTGTTTCATACTATCTTAAATTGGTTGGTTTGGAATCATCATCAAAGATGTGGCCACATCAGCTTTCTGAAGGTATGAAACAAAGAGCATCCATTGCTCGAACACTTGCTACTGATCCCAAGGTAATTTTA contains the following coding sequences:
- a CDS encoding taurine ABC transporter substrate-binding protein — encoded protein: MHTWRKFRLFFITLLAFIFTFTTACSNQKTTSDSSARSSSTDAIPKEIRIGYQVSPSGELLAKALGLLEKKYPNVKVNWIKFDSGRDVNTAMASGSIDFGNVGTPPAAIGIAKGLPYQVYYVHDIIGESEALVVKNSSGIKSLADLKGKKIATTFSSTSHYSLLGALKTVGIDPDKGDIKLLDMQAPDIFAAWKRNDIDGAYIWQPTQEKLVNDGGHVITSSKELAEKGVVTADLGIVHKDFVKKYPEFVKEYISVLNEAVHYYYNNPEQSAQLLSKELELSPEDSLKTMKQIIWLDESQQKKYLLQSDNNDELGKILKDTGDFMVKQKAIPSAPDLAVYQNALLSNVYH
- a CDS encoding ABC transporter ATP-binding protein, which produces MLSSVTSHTASAISCPVIEVRNLNLYYKSKNKQVHALDSINLQLNQNDFLCVLGSSGCGKSSLLHVLAGFRKPTTGEVLIDGKKHLRPNSEVGVVFQHHNLFPWLSIEQNVAFGLKMKAIPRVERKKLVSYYLKLVGLESSSKMWPHQLSEGMKQRASIARTLATDPKVILMDEPFSALDALTRRSMQNHLREIWKKTRKSVFFITHDVEEALLLGTRIVVMHPNPGKIVLDISNPLTQQDKSVHEMEKSKEFNHLRDYLLSVISKGSNETVAFTKFDS